From a region of the Streptomyces venezuelae genome:
- a CDS encoding methionyl-tRNA formyltransferase — MRVVMFGYQTWGHRTLQALLESEHDVVLVVTHPKSEHAYEKIWSDSVADLADDHGVPVLIRNRPDDEELFTRLQEAEPDIIVANNWRTWIPPRIFALPRHGTLNVHDSLLPKYAGFSPLIWALINNEPEVGVTAHLMNDELDAGDIVVQRAVPVGPTDTATDLFHKTVDLIAPVTVGALGRIAAGESDFTRQDRSQATFFHKRSAEDIRIDWNWPAEDLQRLVRAQSAPYPAAFTYHRGKRLEVLAAVVSEGRYGGTPGRVFYREGEGVVIVAGADARTGRNHGLAITRVRTEEGEEMPATDYFTTMGGYLTGR; from the coding sequence ATGCGGGTCGTCATGTTCGGCTATCAGACGTGGGGGCATCGCACCCTGCAGGCCCTGCTGGAGTCCGAACACGATGTCGTCCTGGTCGTGACGCACCCGAAGAGCGAGCACGCCTACGAGAAGATCTGGAGCGACTCGGTCGCCGACCTCGCCGACGACCACGGCGTCCCGGTGCTCATCCGCAACCGGCCCGACGACGAGGAACTCTTCACGCGGCTCCAAGAGGCGGAACCGGACATCATCGTGGCGAACAACTGGCGCACGTGGATCCCCCCGCGCATCTTCGCCCTGCCCCGCCACGGCACCCTCAACGTGCACGACTCCCTCCTGCCGAAGTACGCCGGCTTCTCCCCCCTGATCTGGGCGCTGATCAACAACGAGCCCGAAGTGGGCGTCACCGCCCACCTGATGAACGACGAGCTCGACGCGGGCGACATCGTCGTCCAGCGCGCCGTACCGGTCGGCCCGACGGACACCGCCACCGACCTGTTCCACAAGACGGTCGACCTGATCGCACCGGTCACCGTGGGCGCCCTGGGCCGGATCGCGGCCGGCGAGAGCGACTTCACCCGCCAGGACCGCTCGCAGGCCACCTTCTTCCACAAGCGGTCGGCCGAGGACATCCGCATCGACTGGAACTGGCCGGCCGAGGACCTGCAGCGACTCGTCCGCGCCCAGTCGGCCCCCTATCCCGCCGCTTTCACCTACCACCGCGGCAAGCGGCTGGAGGTCCTGGCCGCCGTCGTCTCCGAGGGCCGCTACGGGGGCACGCCCGGCCGCGTGTTCTACCGCGAGGGCGAGGGCGTCGTGATCGTGGCCGGAGCCGACGCCCGCACCGGGCGCAACCACGGCCTCGCCATCACCCGGGTACGGACCGAGGAGGGCGAGGAGATGCCCGCCACCGATTACTTCACCACCATGGGCGGGTACCTGACCGGCCGCTGA
- a CDS encoding MarR family winged helix-turn-helix transcriptional regulator, translating into MKPLTDTATTTDQAPADPAATDDVLATQPIGYWSGLAHTAVTRQLRDAMARIDVTQPQYWVLNRVNGGLPAPSREEVVTQLTPLAEGPHEIGRVVDQLLHRGWLSADDARRLHLTEAGEAARARLRQLVTEQRALVHQGIGDEEYVAALKVLRRMVANVESAEPRAS; encoded by the coding sequence ATGAAACCGCTGACGGACACCGCCACCACCACCGACCAGGCACCGGCCGATCCGGCCGCCACCGACGACGTGCTGGCCACCCAGCCCATCGGCTACTGGAGCGGCCTGGCCCACACGGCGGTGACCCGGCAGTTGAGGGACGCCATGGCGAGGATCGACGTGACACAGCCGCAGTACTGGGTCCTCAACCGGGTGAACGGCGGACTTCCGGCGCCCAGCCGGGAGGAGGTGGTCACGCAGCTGACCCCTCTCGCGGAAGGACCGCACGAGATCGGCCGGGTCGTGGACCAGTTGCTGCACCGCGGCTGGCTCTCGGCCGACGACGCACGGCGGCTGCACCTCACGGAGGCCGGGGAGGCCGCCAGGGCGCGGTTGCGGCAGCTGGTGACCGAGCAGCGCGCGCTGGTCCACCAGGGCATCGGCGACGAGGAGTACGTGGCCGCCCTCAAGGTGCTCCGCAGGATGGTCGCCAATGTGGAGTCGGCGGAGCCCCGGGCATCTTGA
- a CDS encoding lysine N(6)-hydroxylase/L-ornithine N(5)-oxygenase family protein, translating into MSQDLSDDAPPIHDLIGIGFGPSNVAMAIALSEHNAGAGPHEAVTAHFFEQQPRFGWHRGMLIDDATMQVSFLKDLVTLRNPASEYSFLCYLQSRGRLIDFVNHKNLFPLRVEFHDYFEWAAAKVDDMVSYGSEVVAVRPVLRDGAIEYVDVTARSGSELVVHRARNLVIGTGLRPQMPEGVARTERIWHTSELLTRVSALGGADPTRFIVVGAGQSAAENVSFLHRTFPRAEVCAVFSRYGYSPADDSGFANRIFDPSAVDEYFTAPEEVKRKLIEYHANTNYSVVDIDLIDDLYRQEYQEKVLGTERLRFLKVSRLADVTETPDHVLVTVESLVTGEKEALAADALVYATGYRSADGLGLLGDVEKYCRRDGLGRVRVTRDYRVESEPGLRCGIYLQGGTEHTHGITSSLLSNTAVRVGEILQSIVAHGRVPVPASRTAPTP; encoded by the coding sequence ATGTCACAGGATCTGTCCGATGACGCGCCACCGATCCACGACCTCATCGGCATCGGCTTCGGCCCCTCGAACGTGGCCATGGCGATCGCGCTCAGCGAGCACAACGCCGGAGCCGGGCCGCACGAGGCGGTCACCGCCCACTTCTTCGAGCAGCAGCCCCGCTTCGGCTGGCACCGCGGCATGCTCATCGACGACGCCACGATGCAGGTGTCCTTCCTCAAGGACCTGGTGACACTGCGCAATCCGGCGAGCGAGTACAGCTTCCTCTGCTACCTCCAGAGCCGCGGCCGCCTGATCGACTTCGTCAACCACAAGAACCTGTTCCCGCTGCGCGTGGAGTTCCACGACTACTTCGAGTGGGCCGCGGCCAAGGTCGACGACATGGTCTCCTACGGGTCCGAGGTCGTCGCCGTACGCCCCGTCCTGCGCGACGGGGCGATCGAGTACGTGGACGTGACCGCGCGCTCCGGCTCCGAACTCGTGGTCCACCGGGCGCGCAACCTGGTGATCGGCACCGGCCTGCGGCCGCAGATGCCGGAGGGCGTGGCCCGCACCGAGCGGATCTGGCACACCTCGGAACTCCTCACGCGGGTGTCCGCGCTGGGCGGCGCCGACCCCACCCGCTTCATCGTCGTCGGCGCCGGCCAGAGCGCCGCCGAGAACGTGTCCTTCCTGCACCGCACCTTCCCGCGGGCCGAGGTGTGCGCCGTCTTCTCCCGCTACGGCTACAGCCCCGCCGACGACAGCGGCTTCGCCAACCGGATCTTCGACCCCTCCGCGGTCGACGAGTACTTCACCGCACCGGAGGAGGTCAAGCGCAAGCTGATCGAGTACCACGCCAACACCAACTACTCCGTGGTGGACATCGACCTCATCGACGACCTCTACCGGCAGGAGTACCAGGAGAAGGTCCTGGGCACCGAGCGGCTGCGCTTCCTGAAGGTGTCACGGCTCGCGGACGTCACCGAGACCCCCGACCACGTCCTCGTCACCGTCGAGTCACTGGTCACGGGGGAGAAGGAGGCACTGGCGGCCGACGCGCTGGTCTACGCGACCGGCTACCGCTCGGCGGACGGCCTCGGACTGCTCGGAGACGTCGAGAAGTACTGCCGGCGCGACGGCCTCGGCCGCGTCCGGGTGACGCGCGACTACCGTGTCGAGAGCGAGCCGGGACTGCGCTGCGGCATCTACCTCCAGGGAGGGACGGAGCACACGCACGGCATCACGTCCTCCCTGTTGTCGAACACCGCCGTCAGGGTCGGCGAGATCCTCCAGTCCATCGTCGCCCACGGCCGCGTACCCGTACCGGCCTCCCGTACGGCACCCACCCCCTGA
- a CDS encoding serine/threonine-protein kinase, protein MGTVWQALDETLHREVAVKEVRVPAGLWGDDIARLYSRLEREAWAAARIPDRNVVTVHDVVMEDGRPWIVMELIRGQSLAELLRTGGPLTPRYAAHIGAEVLSALRAAHAVGVEHRDVKPANVLLADDGRVVLSDFGVAMVEGSSALTMTGEVVGSPEYLPPERALGRPSGPESDLWSLGVLLYAAVEGISPFRQDTALSTLRAVVDEEPPVATCAGPLAPVIAGLLRKEPAQRTPAAEAAAALRDIAHDPDAATTATRTPPIPADRAAAAAAGSGAQSAASGRAEAAAAAAPPRKRRTMTLVAVGTAACVLIGGGIAYALTGNGDATATGQGVQVSVTGSNTAYTGSCPIPEGRAPAFTATFTASEPTLISYRWVSGDGSVVDPHWRTLSVGDRANPTGRDTVRLSAYAKTGTLRTGMAVEIQSPVRTTSNPVPFSITCAR, encoded by the coding sequence ATGGGCACGGTGTGGCAGGCCCTCGACGAGACCCTGCACCGGGAGGTCGCCGTCAAGGAGGTACGGGTTCCGGCCGGACTGTGGGGCGACGACATCGCCCGGCTGTACAGCCGGCTGGAGCGGGAGGCGTGGGCGGCGGCCCGGATACCCGACCGCAACGTGGTCACGGTCCACGACGTGGTCATGGAGGACGGCCGGCCCTGGATCGTGATGGAGCTGATCCGGGGGCAGTCGCTGGCCGAACTGCTGCGTACCGGGGGGCCGCTCACCCCCCGGTACGCCGCGCACATCGGCGCGGAGGTGCTGAGCGCGCTGCGTGCCGCCCACGCCGTCGGGGTGGAACACCGGGACGTGAAGCCGGCGAACGTGCTGCTCGCGGACGACGGGCGGGTGGTGCTCAGTGACTTCGGGGTCGCGATGGTCGAGGGCAGCTCCGCCCTGACCATGACCGGCGAGGTGGTCGGCTCTCCCGAGTACCTGCCGCCGGAGCGCGCGCTGGGCCGCCCCTCGGGACCCGAGTCGGACCTGTGGTCCCTCGGCGTGCTGCTGTACGCGGCGGTGGAGGGCATCTCCCCGTTCCGGCAGGACACGGCGCTGAGTACCCTGCGGGCCGTCGTGGACGAGGAACCGCCGGTGGCAACGTGTGCCGGGCCGCTCGCCCCGGTGATCGCCGGGCTGCTCCGCAAGGAGCCCGCGCAGCGGACCCCCGCCGCCGAAGCCGCTGCAGCCCTGCGGGACATCGCGCACGATCCGGACGCCGCCACGACCGCGACCCGCACCCCGCCGATCCCTGCGGATCGTGCCGCGGCGGCGGCCGCGGGCTCCGGGGCGCAATCCGCGGCCTCGGGGCGGGCCGAGGCCGCGGCGGCGGCCGCCCCGCCCCGCAAGCGCCGCACGATGACTCTCGTCGCGGTGGGAACGGCGGCGTGCGTGCTGATCGGAGGCGGGATCGCGTACGCGCTCACCGGCAACGGCGATGCCACCGCGACCGGTCAGGGCGTCCAGGTGTCGGTGACGGGCTCGAACACGGCCTACACCGGCAGCTGCCCGATCCCCGAGGGCCGCGCCCCGGCGTTCACCGCGACCTTCACGGCGTCCGAGCCGACACTGATCTCCTACCGCTGGGTGTCGGGCGACGGTTCGGTGGTGGATCCGCACTGGCGCACCCTGTCCGTCGGGGACAGGGCGAACCCGACGGGACGCGACACCGTGCGCCTGTCGGCCTACGCGAAGACGGGCACCCTGAGGACCGGGATGGCCGTGGAGATCCAGAGCCCCGTGCGCACCACCTCCAACCCCGTCCCCTTCTCGATCACCTGTGCCCGCTGA
- a CDS encoding YhgE/Pip domain-containing protein, which translates to MSPTVAPEATAAALARRPQLWLVPTILTGLLALLLSLLYMGGIVNPNAELRDLPIALVNEDTGAPPAGQRQNLGTQITAAIAADPAGGKADWRELSLAQAQEQLDSGQVYGALVVPAGFTQAVTALPTSGATKRPAITVLTNPGKGSLGSSLASQITTQAAHQASRTVGEQLTATAGAQAGPTAKLLLADPVEVVTRVGHPIGAHSGLGLTAFYYTLLLVLAGFMGGNVISNGVDTALGYADNEIGPWHTRRPTVPINRTQTLLLKMLMTAGITLVSTALVMLACIGILGMDASHLPLLWIYSYCAALAVGLGVQAINAAFGGIGQLVSMFVFIVLGLPSSGATVPLQAVPGFYRFLSHFEPMRQLSDGVRAILYFDARGDAGLTRSWIMIAVGTVLALLFGFAMTAYYDRKGLKRLTPQPA; encoded by the coding sequence ATGTCCCCGACCGTCGCCCCCGAAGCCACTGCCGCGGCCCTGGCGCGCCGCCCCCAGCTGTGGCTGGTCCCCACGATCCTGACGGGGCTGCTCGCCCTGCTGCTGTCGCTGCTCTACATGGGCGGCATCGTCAATCCCAACGCGGAACTGCGCGACCTGCCCATCGCCCTGGTCAACGAGGACACGGGCGCACCGCCGGCGGGACAGCGGCAGAACCTGGGCACGCAGATCACCGCCGCCATCGCCGCCGACCCCGCGGGCGGCAAGGCGGACTGGCGCGAACTGAGTCTCGCCCAGGCCCAGGAGCAGCTCGACTCCGGCCAGGTCTACGGCGCGCTGGTGGTCCCGGCCGGCTTCACACAGGCCGTCACCGCGCTCCCCACGTCCGGCGCCACGAAACGGCCGGCCATCACCGTGCTCACCAACCCCGGCAAGGGCAGTCTCGGATCCTCGCTGGCGAGTCAGATCACGACCCAGGCCGCCCATCAGGCGTCCCGCACCGTCGGCGAACAGCTCACGGCTACCGCCGGCGCCCAGGCCGGCCCCACCGCGAAGCTGCTGCTGGCCGATCCGGTCGAGGTCGTCACCCGGGTCGGTCACCCGATCGGGGCGCACAGCGGCCTCGGGCTGACGGCCTTCTACTACACCCTGCTGCTCGTACTGGCCGGGTTCATGGGCGGCAACGTCATCAGCAACGGCGTCGACACCGCCCTCGGCTACGCCGACAACGAGATCGGCCCGTGGCACACGCGCCGCCCGACGGTGCCGATCAACCGTACGCAGACGCTGCTCCTCAAGATGCTGATGACCGCGGGCATCACACTCGTCAGCACCGCCCTGGTGATGCTGGCCTGCATCGGCATCCTGGGGATGGACGCGTCCCATCTGCCGCTCCTGTGGATCTACTCGTACTGCGCGGCCCTCGCCGTCGGCCTGGGGGTGCAGGCCATCAACGCGGCGTTCGGCGGGATCGGCCAGCTCGTGTCGATGTTCGTGTTCATCGTGCTGGGACTGCCGTCGTCGGGTGCGACCGTCCCACTGCAGGCGGTTCCCGGCTTCTATCGTTTCCTCTCCCACTTCGAACCGATGCGCCAGCTCAGCGACGGCGTGCGCGCGATCCTCTACTTCGACGCGCGCGGCGACGCGGGGCTGACCCGTTCCTGGATCATGATCGCGGTCGGTACGGTGCTGGCCCTGCTGTTCGGCTTCGCCATGACCGCCTACTACGACCGCAAGGGCCTCAAGCGGCTCACGCCACAGCCGGCCTGA
- a CDS encoding FHA domain-containing protein gives MASVIVGRTGPFTGQSVVLGSEPLSFGRKSDNSVVIVSPSASRLHAEILTEAPGFVLYDRDSRNGTFVNDQRVTRHVLRPNDCIRIGDETFLYEAQDAMETVMDLSLLDVPRISTADPGLLRVTVTGGGPVGLAFALALDEMLPGRTVITVYDGRWTRKGSAVVWKDETQGNFRRQQVVTVQSRQYLALSEEVRHALFDDAGAYCEMWPVGPDSVDGHPPRNIRIAHIEDRLLELAGRRPAIRLVPKRFDVTEQQNRLTQEHVLVVCEGGRSRTREHYADRFGAADASIYSLDGEHLQDVVLGLRVRSTLPDPMSVLLTVSQNRFLLNSLHGEGFLNMRLTREEARNVIGIDPVRQVFEECIAARPCLMSRQEEDNEFRCPTHGTLFLPALLRSSPLWKEIRQGLRLFGVAEDDLSAITSFRLDMVQRPRFTAQLHRPTATSPGTFGFLLGDAANAIHFWPGRGLNSGLASATSLVRSLGRAWQGRPLRDADFIRHEAAMSMLQYRHKSRAWNAMVTTDGQGVTRAIRDVIARSAEAGGADGGEDGNDLEALLERMAGIRDRLASRLPGLPADGELRSHLASVAPATLRTLRESGAWDTLIVGGEEADIDLFYQSDSPVFVPRPADPGPAGPRPADPRRAPAPVAG, from the coding sequence GTGGCGTCGGTCATCGTCGGGCGCACGGGTCCGTTCACCGGACAGAGCGTGGTCCTGGGCAGTGAGCCCCTCAGCTTCGGGCGCAAGAGCGACAACAGCGTCGTGATCGTCAGTCCCAGTGCCTCCCGGCTGCACGCCGAGATCCTCACGGAGGCCCCCGGGTTCGTCCTCTACGACCGGGACAGCCGCAACGGCACGTTCGTCAACGACCAGCGCGTCACCCGGCACGTGCTGCGCCCGAACGACTGCATCCGGATCGGTGACGAAACGTTCCTCTATGAGGCGCAGGACGCCATGGAGACGGTCATGGACCTCTCCCTCCTGGACGTTCCCCGGATCAGCACCGCGGACCCGGGCCTGCTGCGGGTCACCGTCACCGGCGGCGGCCCGGTCGGTCTCGCCTTCGCCCTGGCACTCGACGAGATGCTGCCCGGCCGGACCGTCATCACCGTCTACGACGGGCGCTGGACCAGGAAGGGCTCCGCGGTCGTCTGGAAGGACGAGACCCAGGGCAACTTCCGCCGCCAGCAGGTGGTGACCGTCCAGAGCCGGCAGTACCTCGCCCTGTCCGAAGAGGTCCGCCACGCGCTCTTCGACGACGCCGGCGCCTATTGCGAAATGTGGCCCGTCGGCCCGGACTCGGTCGACGGCCACCCGCCCCGCAACATCCGGATCGCCCACATCGAGGACCGGCTGCTGGAGCTCGCCGGCCGGCGGCCCGCGATCCGTCTCGTCCCCAAACGCTTCGACGTGACGGAGCAGCAGAACCGGCTCACCCAGGAACACGTGCTCGTGGTCTGCGAGGGCGGCCGCTCCCGCACCCGCGAGCACTACGCCGACCGCTTCGGCGCGGCCGACGCCTCGATCTACTCCCTCGACGGCGAACACCTTCAGGACGTCGTACTGGGGCTGCGGGTCAGGTCGACCCTGCCGGACCCGATGAGTGTCCTGCTCACCGTGTCCCAGAACCGCTTCCTGCTCAACTCGCTGCACGGCGAGGGATTCCTGAACATGAGGCTCACCCGGGAGGAGGCCAGGAACGTCATCGGCATCGACCCGGTCCGGCAGGTCTTCGAGGAGTGCATCGCCGCCCGCCCCTGCCTGATGAGCCGGCAGGAGGAGGACAACGAGTTCCGCTGTCCCACCCACGGCACCCTCTTCCTGCCCGCCCTGCTGCGCAGTTCCCCACTGTGGAAGGAGATCCGCCAGGGCCTCCGCCTCTTCGGCGTGGCCGAGGACGACCTGTCGGCGATCACCTCGTTCCGCCTGGACATGGTGCAGCGCCCGCGGTTCACGGCCCAGCTGCACCGGCCGACCGCCACCAGCCCGGGCACTTTCGGCTTCCTGCTGGGCGACGCGGCCAACGCCATCCACTTCTGGCCCGGCCGCGGCCTCAACAGCGGTCTGGCCTCGGCCACTTCACTGGTCCGTTCGCTCGGCCGTGCCTGGCAGGGCAGGCCGCTGCGGGATGCCGACTTCATCCGGCACGAGGCCGCCATGTCCATGCTCCAGTACCGGCACAAGAGCCGCGCCTGGAACGCCATGGTGACCACCGACGGCCAGGGCGTCACCCGCGCGATCAGGGACGTCATCGCGCGCAGCGCGGAAGCCGGCGGCGCCGACGGCGGCGAGGACGGGAACGACCTGGAGGCGCTGCTGGAGCGGATGGCCGGAATCCGCGACCGGCTGGCATCGCGGCTCCCGGGCCTGCCCGCGGACGGGGAACTCCGCTCCCACCTCGCATCGGTCGCCCCCGCCACCCTGCGCACCCTGCGGGAGAGCGGAGCCTGGGACACCCTGATCGTCGGTGGCGAGGAGGCCGACATCGACCTCTTCTACCAGTCGGACTCCCCGGTGTTCGTACCCCGTCCAGCCGACCCCGGTCCGGCCGGTCCCCGTCCGGCAGACCCCCGGCGGGCACCGGCCCCGGTCGCCGGGTGA
- a CDS encoding SSI family serine proteinase inhibitor, with protein MRHRFATVSAAALLCLAGTAGLAEASPASSHGPSAMVFTVTQGGDATTGTVLRAAVLSCAYTAEGTHPDRRAACDALNAVDGEFDRLLATPDRGRACPRRKDRVTITADGVWNGDRIEWKHTFRNECVMSATLNGNALYAF; from the coding sequence ATGCGTCATCGCTTCGCCACTGTTTCCGCCGCCGCTCTCCTCTGCCTCGCCGGCACCGCGGGCCTGGCGGAAGCGAGCCCCGCGAGCTCGCACGGACCCTCCGCAATGGTCTTCACCGTCACTCAGGGGGGCGACGCCACCACGGGCACGGTGTTACGGGCGGCCGTCCTCAGCTGTGCCTACACCGCCGAGGGCACGCACCCCGACCGCCGGGCCGCGTGTGACGCCCTCAACGCCGTGGACGGCGAGTTCGACCGGCTGTTGGCCACCCCGGACCGGGGCCGGGCCTGCCCCAGGCGCAAGGACCGCGTCACCATCACCGCGGACGGTGTGTGGAACGGTGACCGCATTGAATGGAAGCACACCTTCCGCAACGAGTGCGTGATGTCCGCGACTCTGAACGGCAACGCCCTCTACGCGTTCTGA
- a CDS encoding amidohydrolase: MLCTRLTNATFLTMDPGHPVAHDLGIWHGRIVGLDEAVTALPAREVVDLQGATVLPGFIDAHVHLAWTGLKASTPSVAPCERVEDVLAVVAEAVARKPRGAWVDIGGYDQRALGRHLTAAELDKVSDGRKVFMLHDSGHGCVVDTGVLDLLPGELAHGEGFLAESAMTAARRLRLPYSQAEIADAVEQAGRICLAEGVTACAEAGIGGGLLGNSPVELGAYQLLRDQGRLPLRVQLMAAGDTLRPVAAHAADGIPRALGLGLRTGFGDDWLSLGALKVYTDGGMMARTAALTRPYEGTGHTGELQDDPELITGTVVDGHRAGWQLAVHAIGDRAVDLALDALERAQRLRPRPAARHRIEHAGLVRPDQLARFARLGVSAVVQPHFLRSFGDDYAAVLGPERAPWMYRGRGFLDHGVTLVGSSDRPVTDGSPLKAVQFMVERASASGALIGPEEGVTVDQALHAYTVAGAYACHWDDSAGTLAPGRRADLAVLGDDPRRVDPSRIGAIEVVATYVDGRPA; this comes from the coding sequence ATGCTCTGCACCAGGCTGACGAACGCCACCTTCCTCACCATGGATCCCGGCCACCCCGTCGCCCACGACCTGGGCATCTGGCACGGCCGGATCGTCGGCCTGGACGAGGCCGTGACCGCGCTGCCCGCCCGCGAGGTCGTCGACCTCCAAGGTGCCACGGTGCTGCCCGGATTCATCGACGCCCACGTGCACCTGGCCTGGACCGGACTCAAGGCGAGCACCCCCAGCGTGGCGCCCTGCGAACGCGTCGAGGACGTGCTCGCCGTCGTCGCCGAGGCCGTTGCCCGCAAGCCGCGCGGCGCGTGGGTGGACATCGGGGGCTACGACCAGCGGGCCCTCGGCAGGCACCTCACCGCCGCCGAACTGGACAAGGTCAGCGACGGCCGCAAGGTGTTCATGCTGCACGACTCGGGACACGGCTGCGTCGTCGACACGGGCGTCCTCGACCTGCTCCCCGGCGAACTCGCCCACGGCGAGGGCTTCCTCGCCGAGAGCGCCATGACCGCGGCCCGCCGACTGCGCCTGCCCTACTCGCAGGCGGAGATCGCCGACGCCGTCGAGCAGGCCGGCCGCATCTGCCTCGCCGAAGGCGTCACCGCCTGCGCCGAGGCGGGCATCGGCGGAGGCCTGCTCGGCAACAGCCCGGTCGAGCTCGGCGCCTACCAGCTCCTGCGCGACCAGGGGCGGCTGCCCCTGCGGGTCCAGCTCATGGCGGCCGGCGACACCCTGCGGCCGGTGGCCGCACACGCCGCGGACGGGATCCCCCGCGCGCTCGGCCTCGGTCTGCGCACCGGCTTCGGCGACGACTGGCTCTCCCTCGGCGCGCTCAAGGTCTACACCGACGGCGGCATGATGGCCCGTACGGCCGCACTCACCCGCCCCTACGAAGGGACCGGCCACACGGGGGAGTTGCAGGACGACCCCGAGCTGATCACCGGCACCGTCGTCGACGGCCACCGCGCCGGCTGGCAGCTCGCCGTACACGCCATCGGGGACCGCGCCGTCGACCTGGCCCTGGACGCCCTGGAACGCGCCCAGCGGCTGCGGCCCCGGCCGGCCGCCCGGCACCGGATCGAACACGCCGGCCTGGTCCGGCCCGACCAGCTCGCGCGCTTCGCCCGCCTCGGGGTGAGCGCCGTGGTCCAGCCGCACTTCCTGCGCTCCTTCGGCGACGACTACGCGGCCGTGCTGGGCCCGGAGCGGGCGCCCTGGATGTACCGGGGCCGCGGTTTCCTCGACCACGGGGTCACCCTGGTGGGCAGCTCCGACCGCCCCGTCACCGACGGATCACCGCTGAAGGCCGTCCAGTTCATGGTGGAACGGGCCTCCGCCTCCGGAGCCCTCATCGGCCCCGAGGAAGGCGTCACCGTGGACCAGGCCCTGCACGCCTACACCGTCGCGGGAGCCTACGCCTGCCACTGGGACGACAGCGCGGGCACCCTGGCCCCGGGCCGGCGCGCGGATCTGGCCGTACTCGGCGACGACCCGAGACGGGTCGACCCCTCGCGGATCGGAGCCATCGAGGTCGTCGCCACGTACGTGGACGGCAGGCCCGCCTGA